From Fusobacterium varium:
TTTAAAAATTAAATTTATTTTTATTCAAATAAAAAGAATATTAAAAAATATAGTACAGAAGTTATTACTTAAAATAAAAATAGGATAAATAAAATTTTATTTATTTTATAATTATAACTATGAAAAAATAATTAATTTTTATATAAAAATTTGAATGAAGTAATATAGGAGAAATTATGCAAAGAATAAAGAGAATAATAGCATTTTTTATTCCAGAATTATTAATAGTATTAATATCTAAATTAGACCCTCAAAACTTATGTTTTAAAAATTTTTTTTGGAATTTTACTTTTTATTTAAAAAAAAATAGTTATGAAGAGAAAATAAAATTTAAATCAAAAATAAAATTTGGAATTGTTGTTCAAGGACCTGTGATAGAAAAAGATGATTTTACTTATGAAGCATTAAAAGATTTACAAGACAGTTATCCAAATAATGAAATAGTATTATCAACATGGAATGATCAAAATAAAGAAAAAATAAATAAAATTAAAGAATTAGGAATATATGTAATAGAAAATAATTATCCTAAAAGTGGAATGGAAAATATAAATTATCAAATTTATTCAACTTTATCTGGTATAAGATATTTAAAAAAATTAAAAGTAAATTATGTAATGAAACTTAGAACAGATCAAAAAATTTGTAAAAAAAATGTAGATATATTTTTATTTAATTTAATAAAAACTTTTACAGTAATAGATAGTGAAAATATACAAAAAGAAAGAATTATTGGAATAAATATGAACACAATAAAATATAAACCATTTTCTTTTTCTGATTTATTTCAATTTGGAAATATAGAAGATATGGAAAAAATGTGGGATATTCCTTTAACTACAGAATTATTTACTTTTAATGATAGAAAAAAATTAAATTGTTCTGTAGAGGAAATGGAAAAATTTCCTAATAGTGAAATGTATATTTATATGAATTTTTTAAAAAAAATAGGTTTTAAATTTGAATATAATTTGAAATCATATTATAAAAGTTTAAAAGAAAGAACAATTATAATAGATAAAAATACAATAGATCTTTATTGGTTTAAATATCATATTTTAGATTATGAAAAATATAGAATTTTAGAAGAAAAAATAGATTTTTTAGATTGGTTAAATATTTATACTGATTTTGAAAATTTAGATTTTAAAGAATTGAATAAAATAGAAAAGAAAGTATTTAAAATGAAATTATATTAATTTTAATAGTCCTAAATACTAAAATAGTTAATTTTGAATTATAGTCAAGATATGAAAATTAATATTATTTTGAATAAGAAACTTATAGATGTTAAGTTATTTCTTAAAAATTTATAAAAAACATGGGAAATTTAGAGGGTCTGTATTTAACTATAAAAAATAATGATTAGCTAGATTTTTGGTATTTTGATAATTATTTTTCTGGCAAGCATGTAGTAAAAATAAGATGTTTTATTTATATTGTGATAAATAAAAAAATGTTTATATATTGAGGACATTTGAAAATTAAAAAAAATTAATTAAGGAGATAACAATATAT
This genomic window contains:
- a CDS encoding lipopolysaccharide biosynthesis protein, whose protein sequence is MQRIKRIIAFFIPELLIVLISKLDPQNLCFKNFFWNFTFYLKKNSYEEKIKFKSKIKFGIVVQGPVIEKDDFTYEALKDLQDSYPNNEIVLSTWNDQNKEKINKIKELGIYVIENNYPKSGMENINYQIYSTLSGIRYLKKLKVNYVMKLRTDQKICKKNVDIFLFNLIKTFTVIDSENIQKERIIGINMNTIKYKPFSFSDLFQFGNIEDMEKMWDIPLTTELFTFNDRKKLNCSVEEMEKFPNSEMYIYMNFLKKIGFKFEYNLKSYYKSLKERTIIIDKNTIDLYWFKYHILDYEKYRILEEKIDFLDWLNIYTDFENLDFKELNKIEKKVFKMKLY